Proteins co-encoded in one uncultured Draconibacterium sp. genomic window:
- the tsaA gene encoding tRNA (N6-threonylcarbamoyladenosine(37)-N6)-methyltransferase TrmO, translating to MIELEKVELSKIGTISTPHKTIANIPIQSVGAKEYTGIIELEPHLTAALEGLKDFSNLILLYHLHLVDGYKLKVKPFMDDKEHGVFATRSPKRPSPIGMSTVELLKIEENKIWFKGADMLDGTPLIDIKPFFRQVDNRPDAVSGWLDSKEDDLATTQRSDNRFA from the coding sequence ATGATAGAATTAGAAAAAGTTGAATTGAGTAAAATCGGCACGATTTCTACACCCCATAAAACCATTGCAAACATTCCGATTCAGTCGGTTGGGGCAAAAGAGTACACTGGCATCATTGAGTTGGAACCACATTTAACAGCGGCTTTGGAAGGACTTAAGGACTTTTCAAATTTGATTTTGCTTTACCATCTTCACTTGGTTGATGGCTATAAACTAAAAGTAAAACCATTTATGGATGACAAAGAGCACGGTGTTTTTGCAACACGATCGCCCAAACGTCCGTCTCCAATCGGCATGTCAACCGTAGAGCTACTAAAAATAGAAGAGAATAAAATCTGGTTTAAAGGTGCCGATATGCTGGACGGAACGCCACTGATCGATATAAAACCTTTTTTCAGACAAGTAGATAACCGTCCCGATGCAGTTAGTGGCTGGTTGGATTCGAAAGAAGATGATTTAGCCACCACACAACGTTCCGATAATCGTTTTGCTTAA
- a CDS encoding Arm DNA-binding domain-containing protein, whose product MKTKSTFGIHFVLKRAKTRHGTAPIYARITVDSNRCEISVKKRIPVTNWNKGQGMAKGKSSEIAQLNSYLEQIRSQLTGYYQELVVEKAVITPDALSETNFMVLKKPGKRLRNWSNITTSAWI is encoded by the coding sequence ATGAAAACAAAAAGTACTTTCGGAATTCATTTTGTGCTAAAAAGAGCCAAAACCAGGCATGGAACTGCTCCAATTTACGCACGTATTACAGTTGATTCTAACCGCTGTGAAATCTCTGTAAAAAAGCGAATACCTGTTACCAACTGGAACAAAGGGCAAGGTATGGCAAAAGGAAAGTCTTCTGAAATTGCACAGCTTAACTCCTATCTTGAACAGATCCGCTCCCAACTAACCGGTTACTACCAGGAACTTGTAGTAGAGAAGGCTGTAATAACACCTGATGCGCTATCAGAGACAAATTTTATGGTATTGAAGAAACCGGGAAAACGCTTAAGGAACTGGTCGAATATCACAACGTCAGCATGGATTTGA